In Roseomonas fluvialis, one genomic interval encodes:
- a CDS encoding amidohydrolase family protein, producing MNLVRPIAAPGRPAAATLGLIDCDIHPRVRDLSEFRPFLSDAAWHRLATYGIHQRHGFAKGYPFPKAAPLACRRDAWPPGGGPPASDLPFLQQQMLDQHGIDVGVLNPLQPSGQGDANDGLSVAMARAVNEWQVEHWLRHEPHLRGSIVVPYEDGAASAAEIRHWAGDNRFCQVLMMSRTSEPLGRARYWPIWQAAAECGLPVGIHAFGYSGHAMTNGGWPSFYVEEVQEHATSAQAQVASMVVEGIFDRFPGLRVLMIECGFAWMPSLAWRLDGAWKRLRDEVPHLKRAPSEIMREHVYVSTQPIEEPERPEHLLDTMGWIGWDRILYASDYPHWDFDDPRLAIPSFIPEAKRAAIYGGNARALYSL from the coding sequence ATGAACCTCGTTCGCCCGATTGCCGCGCCCGGTCGCCCGGCGGCCGCCACGCTTGGCCTGATCGACTGCGACATCCATCCGCGGGTGCGCGACTTGTCGGAGTTCCGGCCCTTCCTGAGCGATGCCGCGTGGCATCGGCTCGCGACCTACGGCATCCATCAGCGTCACGGCTTCGCCAAGGGCTACCCCTTCCCGAAGGCGGCGCCGCTGGCCTGCCGGCGGGATGCCTGGCCGCCGGGCGGCGGGCCACCGGCCTCGGACCTGCCGTTCCTGCAGCAACAAATGCTCGACCAGCACGGCATCGATGTGGGCGTGCTGAACCCGCTGCAGCCCTCGGGGCAGGGCGACGCGAATGACGGGCTGTCGGTCGCGATGGCGCGCGCGGTGAACGAATGGCAGGTGGAGCACTGGTTGCGGCATGAACCGCATCTGCGCGGCTCCATCGTGGTCCCCTACGAGGACGGCGCGGCATCCGCGGCCGAGATCCGCCACTGGGCCGGCGACAACCGCTTCTGCCAGGTGCTGATGATGAGCCGAACCAGCGAACCGCTGGGGCGAGCGCGCTACTGGCCGATCTGGCAGGCGGCGGCGGAATGCGGCCTGCCGGTCGGCATCCACGCCTTCGGCTATTCGGGCCATGCCATGACCAATGGCGGCTGGCCGTCCTTCTATGTCGAGGAGGTGCAGGAACACGCGACCAGCGCGCAGGCGCAGGTGGCCTCCATGGTGGTCGAGGGGATCTTCGACCGCTTCCCCGGCCTGCGCGTGCTGATGATCGAATGCGGCTTCGCCTGGATGCCATCGCTCGCCTGGCGGCTCGATGGCGCCTGGAAGCGGCTGCGCGACGAGGTGCCGCACCTCAAGCGCGCGCCCAGCGAAATCATGCGCGAACACGTCTACGTCTCGACCCAGCCGATCGAGGAACCGGAGCGGCCCGAGCACCTGCTCGACACCATGGGCTGGATCGGCTGGGACCGGATCCTCTACGCCTCCGATTACCCGCACTGGGACTTCGACGATCCGCGCCTGGCGATCCCGTCCTTCATCCCCGAAGCGAAGCGCGCCGCGATCTATGGCGGCAATGCGCGGGCGCTGTACAGCCTTTGA
- a CDS encoding Rieske (2Fe-2S) protein — protein sequence MARHVVAPVAEIPPGGRKVVDAAGKRIVVFNLDGDFFALLDRCPHQGGPLSGGLQCGLTQSDAPGTYRFSRAGEFLRCPWHQWEFDIRTGKSWFDPRRVKVRPFPAHVEPGAALVEGPYTAETFPVRVEDSYVVVEA from the coding sequence ATGGCGCGGCACGTGGTGGCGCCGGTGGCGGAGATCCCACCCGGCGGACGCAAGGTGGTGGACGCGGCGGGAAAGCGCATCGTGGTGTTCAACCTCGATGGCGACTTCTTCGCCCTGCTGGACCGCTGCCCGCACCAGGGCGGGCCGCTGTCGGGCGGGCTGCAATGCGGGCTGACACAGTCCGACGCGCCGGGCACCTACCGCTTCTCCCGCGCCGGGGAGTTCCTGCGCTGCCCCTGGCACCAGTGGGAATTCGACATCCGCACGGGGAAATCGTGGTTCGACCCGAGGCGGGTGAAGGTGCGGCCGTTCCCGGCGCATGTGGAGCCTGGCGCCGCGCTGGTCGAAGGGCCCTACACGGCCGAGACCTTCCCGGTGCGCGTCGAGGACAGCTACGTGGTGGTCGAGGCCTAG
- a CDS encoding S1 family peptidase: MASPRFILKTDLQGLEPVAVGGAAVLDADARLRALLGPDRAALFAEPTVTWGNGRNAGSVSWYAEAAGDPVPITALPPARRAMVEQRLAAELAALAPLLSDPLLRGALVLAGPESILAIEDRPVLTGWGLSPAGALRDPASRAAHLRGVYGAALPPTLAAEGAPAAEPPRPAAPPPAPRAAAPPPPPPPPVAPAAAAAPAARATGSAWNWWLLPVGLLVAIIFLGLGFWLGWQLISDRIAQQRLVAHVADEPRITEQITRQRQTNDALRTEIEQARAALAGDVCRPGDFGLSPLTPPQITPVQPSALPPPAPGQQPFQGTLIGLLDQATVLVLGPLANGQGVGTGTGFVVAPGIVVTNAHVVANLDPARTYVVNRVLGRPRTVQVVAQTPDPAPGRTDFAILRLPADAPALSPLGLTRVASRLDPVIAAGFPQAIMQTDANFQALLDGNIQSIPELAVTDGLISAVQNLPSGLVVMPHTAAISRGNSGGPLVDRCGRVVGVNTFGFFNAEQGERVSYAQKVDSLLAFLTANNVTVAEVTGACTPAPAAAGAPAAPAPAPAPAPAPGPAAPTGPPAAAPPADATPAVPGPAPAIPGMPGIPMPPFPR, translated from the coding sequence ATGGCGAGCCCGCGCTTCATCCTGAAGACCGACCTCCAGGGGCTGGAGCCCGTCGCCGTCGGCGGCGCCGCGGTGCTCGACGCCGATGCCCGGCTGCGCGCGCTGCTCGGCCCCGACCGCGCGGCGCTGTTCGCCGAACCTACGGTCACCTGGGGCAACGGGCGCAATGCGGGGTCAGTCTCGTGGTATGCCGAGGCCGCCGGTGACCCGGTGCCGATCACCGCATTGCCGCCGGCGCGCCGCGCCATGGTCGAGCAACGCCTGGCCGCCGAACTCGCAGCCCTCGCGCCGCTGCTGAGCGACCCGCTGCTGCGCGGCGCGCTGGTGCTGGCCGGGCCGGAGTCGATCCTTGCCATCGAGGACCGCCCGGTGCTGACCGGCTGGGGTCTGTCGCCGGCCGGCGCGCTGCGCGACCCCGCCTCGCGCGCTGCCCATCTGCGCGGAGTCTATGGCGCGGCCTTGCCGCCGACCTTGGCCGCGGAGGGCGCACCCGCCGCCGAACCTCCACGCCCCGCGGCACCCCCACCGGCGCCGCGCGCCGCTGCACCGCCACCACCACCACCGCCGCCGGTCGCGCCCGCCGCCGCCGCTGCGCCGGCCGCGCGCGCCACCGGCTCCGCCTGGAACTGGTGGCTGCTGCCGGTCGGGCTGCTGGTCGCGATCATCTTCCTCGGCCTCGGCTTCTGGCTCGGCTGGCAGCTGATTTCCGACCGCATCGCGCAGCAGCGCCTGGTCGCGCACGTGGCCGACGAACCCCGCATCACCGAGCAGATCACCCGCCAGCGCCAGACCAACGACGCGCTGCGCACCGAGATCGAACAGGCCCGCGCCGCGCTCGCCGGCGATGTCTGCCGGCCGGGCGATTTCGGGCTCTCGCCGCTGACGCCGCCGCAGATCACGCCGGTGCAGCCTTCCGCACTGCCGCCACCCGCACCTGGGCAACAGCCTTTCCAGGGCACGCTGATCGGGCTGCTCGACCAGGCGACGGTTCTCGTGCTGGGGCCGTTGGCGAACGGGCAGGGGGTGGGCACCGGCACCGGCTTCGTCGTCGCACCCGGCATCGTCGTGACCAACGCGCATGTGGTCGCGAACCTCGACCCCGCGCGGACCTATGTGGTGAATCGCGTGCTGGGCCGACCGCGCACCGTGCAGGTGGTGGCGCAAACGCCCGACCCGGCGCCGGGGCGCACCGACTTCGCCATCCTGCGCCTGCCGGCCGACGCACCCGCCCTCAGCCCGCTCGGCCTGACGCGGGTGGCCAGCCGCCTCGATCCGGTGATCGCCGCCGGCTTCCCGCAGGCCATCATGCAGACGGACGCCAACTTCCAGGCGCTGCTGGACGGCAACATCCAGTCCATCCCCGAACTCGCGGTGACGGACGGGCTGATCAGCGCGGTGCAGAACCTGCCCTCCGGCCTGGTGGTCATGCCGCACACCGCCGCCATCAGCCGCGGCAATTCCGGTGGGCCGCTGGTCGACCGCTGCGGGCGCGTGGTGGGCGTCAACACCTTTGGCTTCTTCAATGCCGAACAGGGGGAGCGTGTCTCCTACGCGCAGAAGGTCGACTCGCTGCTGGCCTTCCTCACGGCGAACAACGTGACGGTGGCTGAGGTGACCGGCGCCTGCACCCCGGCGCCCGCCGCGGCCGGTGCGCCGGCCGCACCTGCTCCTGCTCCTGCTCCGGCACCTGCCCCCGGGCCTGCCGCGCCCACCGGACCACCCGCGGCCGCGCCGCCGGCCGATGCGACGCCGGCCGTCCCGGGGCCCGCTCCGGCGATCCCCGGCATGCCCGGCATCCCTATGCCGCCTTTCCCGCGCTGA